The genomic window GAATTCTTTATGCGCGGTATTTTTCCAGTAAGTGAACAACTCATCGGGTAAATCCTCAAGTTGCGGACGATAACTAGAATCACGTATCACCATGTGCGCACGCACATTTACAATTTTACTTTTCAGGTTTTCTAACATTCAGACGCTCTCCTTGGTTCTTTTGTTTTGGTGATTTCATCATAGTAGAGAAAGATGACATTTGCGTTACAAGCGGCATAAGGGATAACACGTAGAGCTGCTTCCTTAAGCCCAGTTTTAGCCTATTAAAAAACACACCCTGCCAGCGCGCATATCCCATGCGGCTTGCAGGCCAGGCAGGCTGGAAACCCGCATGGAATATGCGCGCTGGGCTTGCCCTTATTTTGCCCTTGCGGATTAAACGCACAATAGCAAGCGTCTTTACAGTTAACAGCCCGCCAGAGAAAACCCGCGACTGTCTGGCGTTCTACGCAATGCAGAAAACACTTCCGGCTCCCACGGCCGCAGCGCTAGCAACAAGCTAGTGCCATGACGCGTATTGGCCGGTGTCGTGATGCCATCTTCATGCAAGTCGGTAAACTCTTGCAGCAAACGCTGCAGCCGCTGCTGAAAACGCAGATTGGCAGCCGGGCTCAGCATGGCGTGCTGAAAGCGCAGCAATTCGCCCGGATGTCGAAAATCACTATCGAGGAAATCGCTTTGCGCGCGCTCACGGAAAAACTGATGGATAGGCCCTCCCGCTAACCACGCGAAATCGCGCGCGATGCGCAGACTGACGCGATTTTCGGGCATCAGCCTGATCATGCCCAGATGATCGAGGCGCAGCAGATGGGCAATGCCTTGCTCTTTACTGATTTGATAGGTCGCCACAATCTGCTCCAGTGTCCAGTGATTGAGCACGCAGATCGCCATCAATACCCGACGCGGATCACTCACCAGTTCCGCCTCTTGCGCGGCACTGAGCTGACTTAAGCGCGGCTGAGCTTGCTGGGCTTGCACCACCAACTCGGCCAACTCCAGCTGCAATAAGTCGCAGATCGCCTCTAGTGTCTGCAGGCTAAAACTCTGTTGCGAGAACTGCCGTTTAACGCTGGCCTCGCTCAGTTTCAAATGCGCCGCCACCTGCGCATAAGTGAGGCCACGCGCCTTGAGCAATTGCTTCAGCGTGCTAATTAATTGATGGGTTTGCGACATAGGGTTGAGGCCTCAATCTTGAATCTACATAAAACAGCGGTGCCACCCTAAAGCCATGAACAAAAGGATGGCATTCGCCAAGCGCGTATCGATTATCGCTACTTAAAAGCACATATTATGGATTATTTTACAAAATAGTTCGGAAATTTCCTTTGAGTCGCTACAGTTGCCACTTATTCAAAGGGGGGACAAAGATGCTCATCACTATTTTGCTGGTTTTCTGTTTTTGTTTTGTCCTGGCGGCGCGGATCCCGGCGTGGGGACTACCCGCAATCTCAACATAGAAAAAATTTTCTTTTCATAAAACAGGAGATACATCATGCTTACTATTAACCGCACTATCAAACGCACTATCAACCGAACCATCACCCGGACTAGTGACGCAGCTCACAGTGGGCTTACTAGATTTAGCCAGCGGCGCAATGCGAAAACACCTTATGGCGGTGGCCTGATCAAAGCCTGCAGTGCCGCCACTGCGCTTTGTATAACGATCGCAAGCGTCGCACAAGAGCTGCCGGTTCAAACTCCGCCTACCAGTATCAGTCGTGCCCAATTAGCCAGCCAATTAGAAGTGGGAGATGTGGTCTTCATACGGGTTAGTGCGCTGCCGTTTAAAAAAGTCGCCAGTGCCACACTGAGCTGGACCAATCACGTCGGCGTGGTGATTGCGCCCCAGACCGCAGAGCATGATGCCCAAATCGGCGAAAGCACGTTTCCCTTATCTAAAACCACGTCATTCTCGCACTTCGTGGCGCGATCCGAGGGTGGCAGGGTTGAGGTCAGCCGGCTCAAGACTGCGCTGAACGACACGCAAAAATTAGCGATACAGTCAGCGGCGCAAAAACGTTTGGGGATTTTTTATGACACCGGTTTTAATCTGCATTCGAAGCGCCAGTTTTGCTCGCGTTATGTGCGCGAAGTCATCAAA from Undibacterium parvum includes these protein-coding regions:
- a CDS encoding helix-turn-helix domain-containing protein — translated: MSQTHQLISTLKQLLKARGLTYAQVAAHLKLSEASVKRQFSQQSFSLQTLEAICDLLQLELAELVVQAQQAQPRLSQLSAAQEAELVSDPRRVLMAICVLNHWTLEQIVATYQISKEQGIAHLLRLDHLGMIRLMPENRVSLRIARDFAWLAGGPIHQFFRERAQSDFLDSDFRHPGELLRFQHAMLSPAANLRFQQRLQRLLQEFTDLHEDGITTPANTRHGTSLLLALRPWEPEVFSALRRTPDSRGFSLAGC
- a CDS encoding YebB family permuted papain-like enzyme, which encodes MLTINRTIKRTINRTITRTSDAAHSGLTRFSQRRNAKTPYGGGLIKACSAATALCITIASVAQELPVQTPPTSISRAQLASQLEVGDVVFIRVSALPFKKVASATLSWTNHVGVVIAPQTAEHDAQIGESTFPLSKTTSFSHFVARSEGGRVEVSRLKTALNDTQKLAIQSAAQKRLGIFYDTGFNLHSKRQFCSRYVREVIKDASDINLGEPENFTSLLSHNPELDLSFWRLWYFGNIPWQRITVSPASLLRSPALRSQFDGVVHS